The Mycobacterium seoulense genome has a window encoding:
- a CDS encoding DUF2563 family protein — MFVDTALLHSGGNESHRAGGHAQEGADQLARGPLASGMFGDFAAADSFHEAVTAAHTQHVQNLQGHQRTLTDVGAKAHHAAKGFTTMDEQNAGELQAVRPSANGSTPRV, encoded by the coding sequence ATGTTCGTCGACACAGCGCTGCTGCACTCCGGAGGCAACGAGTCGCATCGCGCGGGCGGGCACGCCCAAGAGGGAGCCGACCAGCTCGCGCGCGGGCCGCTGGCGTCGGGAATGTTCGGTGACTTCGCCGCCGCGGATTCTTTCCACGAGGCGGTCACCGCCGCACACACCCAGCATGTGCAGAACCTGCAGGGCCACCAGCGGACGCTGACCGATGTCGGCGCGAAGGCCCATCACGCGGCCAAGGGCTTCACCACCATGGACGAGCAGAACGCCGGCGAACTGCAGGCGGTGCGGCCGAGCGCGAACGGCTCGACGCCGCGAGTTTGA
- a CDS encoding CCA tRNA nucleotidyltransferase, with protein MSEADVELLAAAAVALNQQAPVLRELGSAFDAAGHELYLVGGSVRDALLGRLSPDLDFTTDARPEQVQQILRPWADNLWDTGIEFGTVGVGKGEHRLEITTFRADAYDQVSRKPAVQYGERLDDDLVRRDFTANAMAVRITPDGPGEFLDPLGGLAALRDRVLDTPAAPEVSFGDDPLRMLRAARFVSQLGLAVAPRVRDAIEAMAPELGRISAERVAAELDKLLLGDDPVSGIDLLVQTGMGEVVLPEVGGMQMAIDEHHQHKDVYQHSLTVLRQAIALEDDGPDLVLRWAALLHDIGKPATRRHEANGGVSFHHHEVVGAKMARKRLRALKYSKQMVEDVSQLVYLHLRFHGYGEGKWTDSAVRRYVTDAGSLLPRLHKLVRADCTTRNKRRAARLQASYDRLEARIAELAAQEDLARVRPDLDGNQIMKLLDIPAGPQVGEAWRFLKELRLERGPLSAEEATAELLNWWRSRGNP; from the coding sequence GTGTCCGAAGCCGATGTCGAGCTGCTTGCCGCCGCCGCGGTTGCCCTGAATCAACAGGCGCCCGTGCTGCGCGAGCTGGGCTCGGCGTTCGACGCGGCAGGCCACGAGCTGTACCTCGTCGGCGGCTCCGTGCGGGATGCCCTGCTGGGCAGGTTGAGTCCGGACTTGGACTTCACCACCGACGCCCGCCCCGAGCAGGTTCAACAGATCCTGCGGCCATGGGCGGACAACTTGTGGGACACCGGCATCGAATTCGGCACTGTCGGTGTCGGCAAGGGCGAGCACCGGCTGGAAATCACCACGTTCCGCGCCGACGCCTACGACCAGGTGTCCCGCAAACCCGCGGTGCAGTACGGCGAGCGCCTCGACGACGATCTGGTGCGGCGAGATTTCACGGCCAACGCGATGGCCGTGCGCATCACGCCGGACGGACCGGGCGAATTCCTCGATCCCCTCGGCGGTTTGGCGGCCCTGCGTGACCGCGTGCTCGACACCCCGGCCGCGCCGGAGGTGTCCTTCGGCGACGACCCGCTGCGGATGCTGCGCGCGGCGCGGTTCGTCTCGCAGCTCGGCTTGGCCGTCGCGCCGCGGGTACGCGACGCGATCGAGGCGATGGCGCCCGAGTTGGGGCGGATCAGCGCCGAGCGGGTGGCCGCGGAGTTGGACAAACTTCTGCTCGGCGACGACCCGGTGTCCGGCATTGACCTGTTGGTGCAGACCGGCATGGGGGAGGTGGTGCTGCCCGAGGTCGGTGGCATGCAGATGGCCATCGACGAACACCACCAGCACAAGGACGTCTACCAGCATTCGCTGACGGTGCTGCGGCAGGCGATCGCGCTCGAGGACGACGGCCCGGATCTGGTGCTGCGCTGGGCCGCGCTGCTGCATGATATCGGCAAGCCCGCGACCCGGCGGCACGAAGCCAACGGCGGCGTGAGCTTTCACCACCACGAGGTGGTCGGCGCCAAGATGGCGCGAAAGCGGTTGCGGGCGTTGAAGTATTCCAAGCAGATGGTCGAGGACGTCTCGCAGCTGGTGTATCTGCATCTGCGGTTTCACGGGTACGGCGAGGGCAAGTGGACCGATTCCGCGGTGCGCCGCTACGTCACCGATGCCGGGTCGCTGCTTCCGCGGCTGCACAAGCTGGTGCGGGCCGACTGCACGACCCGCAACAAGCGCCGGGCCGCGCGGCTGCAGGCGAGCTACGACCGGCTGGAGGCGCGCATCGCCGAGCTTGCCGCCCAAGAGGATTTGGCGCGCGTGCGGCCGGATTTGGACGGCAACCAGATCATGAAACTGCTCGACATCCCCGCCGGCCCGCAAGTCGGCGAGGCGTGGCGCTTCCTCAAAGAGCTGAGGCTGGAGCGCGGGCCGTTGTCGGCCGAGGAGGCCACCGCGGAACTGCTGAACTGGTGGCGCTCGCGCGGGAACCCGTAG
- a CDS encoding NUDIX hydrolase: MSDGEQHKPRRRRGRRRGRGAASSTENQTNGQAPADSTATKSRRSRSPRRGPDRLRTVHETSAGGLVIDGLDGPRDSQVAALIGRVDRRGRMLWSLPKGHIEQGETAEQTAIREVAEETGIRGSVLAALGRIDYWFVTDGRRVHKTVHHYLMRFSGGELSDEDLEVAEVAWVPIHELPSKLAYADERRLARVADELIDKLQNDGPAALPPLPPTAPRRRPQTHSRTRHADKPATSRKNGHGPGP, translated from the coding sequence GTGTCGGACGGCGAACAACACAAGCCACGTCGACGCCGGGGGCGGCGGCGCGGTCGTGGCGCCGCGAGTTCGACCGAGAACCAGACGAACGGCCAAGCGCCCGCGGACTCGACGGCGACGAAATCGCGCCGATCCCGTTCGCCTCGCCGCGGACCGGACCGGCTGCGCACCGTGCACGAAACCTCCGCCGGCGGGCTGGTCATCGACGGCCTCGACGGCCCGCGCGACTCCCAGGTCGCCGCGCTGATCGGCCGCGTCGACCGGCGGGGGCGGATGCTGTGGTCGCTGCCCAAGGGGCACATCGAGCAGGGTGAGACCGCCGAACAGACCGCTATAAGAGAGGTCGCCGAAGAGACCGGCATCCGCGGCAGCGTGCTGGCGGCGCTGGGACGCATCGACTACTGGTTCGTCACGGACGGCCGCCGGGTCCACAAGACCGTGCACCACTATCTGATGCGGTTCTCCGGCGGCGAGTTGTCCGACGAGGACCTCGAAGTGGCCGAGGTGGCCTGGGTGCCGATCCACGAGCTGCCCTCCAAGCTGGCCTACGCCGACGAACGCCGGCTCGCGCGGGTCGCCGACGAGCTGATCGACAAGCTGCAGAACGACGGCCCCGCCGCGCTGCCGCCGCTGCCGCCCACCGCTCCCCGGCGCCGCCCACAAACGCACTCGCGCACCCGGCACGCCGACAAGCCGGCCACCAGCCGCAAGAACGGCCACGGGCCAGGGCCGTGA
- a CDS encoding DUF5631 domain-containing protein: protein MVGASAVSAATGATAGAVSSRAAEQQRLQRLVDAVARQEPRLSWAAGLRDDGTTTLLVTDLAAGWIPPHVKLPAHVTVLEPAPRRRDASVVDLLGAVVVAAAHEHNTYVGEPDPEAPALSGDRPARSASPQVDELGPALVEAVRRRDGLPRIAQAIVAPAVRNTGVLENETELLRSCIAEIQNSVLTAYPNHDAAAVGDWMLLSAIESLIDGHEYLANYHMAWFDVIGRLAGAEGVVQKPR from the coding sequence ATGGTCGGTGCGTCAGCGGTGTCGGCGGCAACTGGCGCGACCGCCGGCGCGGTATCCAGTAGGGCGGCCGAACAGCAGAGGTTGCAGCGACTCGTCGACGCGGTGGCCCGCCAAGAGCCGCGATTGTCCTGGGCGGCTGGGCTGCGCGACGATGGCACCACCACCCTGTTGGTCACCGACCTCGCTGCCGGGTGGATCCCGCCCCACGTCAAACTGCCGGCCCACGTAACGGTGCTGGAGCCGGCCCCGCGCCGACGAGATGCAAGCGTGGTGGATTTGCTGGGGGCCGTCGTCGTCGCGGCTGCCCACGAGCACAACACATATGTCGGCGAACCGGACCCGGAAGCTCCCGCGCTCAGCGGTGATCGACCGGCGCGATCGGCCTCGCCGCAGGTAGACGAACTGGGACCAGCCCTGGTGGAAGCTGTGCGCCGTCGCGATGGTTTGCCGCGAATTGCGCAGGCCATTGTGGCGCCGGCGGTGCGGAATACGGGTGTTCTTGAAAACGAAACCGAACTCTTGCGCAGCTGCATAGCCGAGATTCAGAACTCGGTGCTGACCGCTTACCCAAATCACGACGCAGCAGCCGTCGGAGATTGGATGTTGCTCTCGGCAATCGAGTCGCTGATAGATGGGCACGAGTATCTCGCGAATTACCACATGGCCTGGTTCGACGTCATCGGCCGTCTCGCTGGCGCCGAAGGCGTCGTCCAAAAACCGAGGTGA
- a CDS encoding pullulanase, producing the protein MDYCMSGDDGTAAMWHRDLDMDLDGDGRLDAFGLDFDGDGLRDDALADLDGDGIADHAVLDLDNDGTPEAYFTDDGSGTWGVATEQGRQLRWFGLDGVEHTGGPLVDFDSHGGVNDRLFDLDGDGAADRVLCTDEDGVTGYVDTDGDGKWNVRLSDTDGDGLADGATAL; encoded by the coding sequence GTGGATTACTGCATGAGTGGTGACGACGGCACGGCGGCTATGTGGCACCGCGACCTCGACATGGACCTTGACGGCGACGGCCGGCTCGATGCGTTCGGGCTGGACTTCGATGGTGACGGCCTGCGCGACGACGCGCTCGCGGACTTGGACGGCGACGGCATCGCCGATCACGCGGTGCTCGACCTCGACAACGACGGCACTCCCGAGGCGTACTTCACCGACGACGGATCCGGTACGTGGGGGGTAGCCACAGAGCAGGGCCGGCAACTGCGCTGGTTCGGACTCGACGGTGTCGAGCACACCGGCGGCCCGTTGGTCGACTTCGACAGTCACGGCGGCGTCAATGACCGACTCTTTGATCTCGACGGCGACGGTGCCGCCGATCGAGTGCTGTGCACCGACGAGGACGGCGTCACCGGATACGTCGACACCGACGGCGACGGCAAGTGGAACGTGCGGCTGAGCGATACGGACGGCGACGGTCTCGCCGACGGCGCCACCGCCTTGTGA
- a CDS encoding putative alpha/beta hydrolase: MHLRYISKGALIMFAGGDPWRINGTLQSGRPAQISNLANAFHSAGHSTGEAEAAFDLARNRFDKAWTHQDGGNPINSSAEVQRAIKTLGVQAAQLPKIGADLENVAAALAEAQRSGRGEISALEKQLQGLDDQIGEAVELEKDPRLTGSERKLLDHYINGLEKHAIADTKASADKMNQVRDQYSRQLQASMANLRKQDGYEPPIQVLDGDIPEAPPQNAEERRRNQIEAFKQVFGREPTSAADWETAAALDPQTYDPKFNGAKSQVRVVKIRPVPGQGVVRVSQWIEQRDVTSSPFGNRDLGNDRGPNINFDPEDTKVTTYIDFENGLVILRQNPSVEETSSGAPGTVKVGTPTGSVTQLSDGSVRIKYDAGNPFAPGFTADPNGPLAGHTITVNGDLVFTPGPEGVQVNGTRTNYPSLEAYQDFPSGSTRPLLIDPAQSGSSLGPALNLFRHHDVGPLGGKAFTPFDTGGWNQKYDVPVPLPTTDFGPVTDIRSVPSLPTGIAVPA, from the coding sequence GTGCATCTCCGATACATAAGCAAGGGCGCACTCATCATGTTCGCGGGCGGCGACCCATGGCGTATCAACGGCACATTGCAAAGCGGTCGGCCGGCCCAGATCTCGAATCTTGCAAACGCGTTTCATAGCGCGGGCCACTCCACAGGGGAAGCAGAAGCCGCATTCGACCTGGCGCGCAACCGCTTCGACAAAGCCTGGACGCATCAGGACGGCGGGAATCCGATCAATAGCTCGGCCGAGGTACAACGGGCAATTAAGACGCTCGGGGTACAAGCTGCTCAATTGCCCAAGATCGGTGCCGATCTGGAAAATGTGGCGGCCGCGTTGGCCGAGGCCCAACGGTCCGGACGAGGCGAAATCTCAGCGCTGGAAAAACAGCTACAAGGCCTCGATGATCAAATCGGCGAGGCCGTCGAGCTGGAGAAAGATCCCCGGCTAACAGGGTCGGAAAGGAAGCTGCTGGACCACTACATAAACGGGCTTGAGAAGCACGCGATCGCCGACACCAAGGCGTCGGCCGACAAAATGAACCAAGTCCGCGATCAGTATTCTCGGCAGCTGCAAGCCTCGATGGCTAACCTGCGCAAGCAGGACGGATACGAGCCGCCAATCCAGGTTCTCGACGGCGACATCCCGGAAGCGCCCCCGCAAAACGCAGAGGAACGGCGTCGCAACCAAATCGAGGCGTTCAAGCAGGTCTTTGGCCGCGAACCGACGTCGGCGGCCGACTGGGAGACCGCGGCAGCTCTAGACCCACAGACGTACGACCCCAAGTTCAACGGGGCCAAATCGCAGGTCCGAGTGGTGAAGATTCGCCCCGTACCAGGCCAAGGAGTGGTCCGTGTTTCGCAGTGGATCGAGCAGCGGGACGTGACGAGCTCTCCTTTTGGCAACCGGGATCTTGGGAACGACCGCGGACCCAACATCAATTTCGATCCAGAAGACACCAAGGTAACGACCTACATCGACTTCGAAAATGGCCTCGTGATTCTGCGACAAAATCCGTCCGTCGAAGAGACTTCGAGCGGTGCTCCCGGGACTGTCAAGGTGGGCACACCAACAGGTAGCGTTACTCAGCTCTCCGATGGATCAGTTCGCATAAAGTACGACGCCGGCAACCCTTTCGCGCCAGGGTTCACCGCCGATCCGAACGGTCCATTGGCGGGCCACACCATCACGGTCAATGGCGACCTGGTGTTCACGCCGGGACCAGAAGGTGTGCAGGTGAATGGCACACGTACTAACTACCCCTCGCTCGAGGCTTATCAGGACTTTCCAAGTGGCAGTACGCGTCCGTTGTTGATCGACCCCGCACAGTCGGGTAGCTCGCTAGGCCCAGCCTTGAATCTGTTCCGGCACCACGACGTAGGTCCCCTTGGCGGTAAGGCGTTCACACCGTTCGACACGGGCGGATGGAACCAGAAATACGATGTGCCGGTTCCTCTACCGACCACAGACTTTGGCCCAGTCACCGACATACGTTCGGTGCCTTCCCTGCCTACAGGCATTGCAGTTCCGGCATGA